In Labeo rohita strain BAU-BD-2019 chromosome 4, IGBB_LRoh.1.0, whole genome shotgun sequence, the DNA window AGATTGAGGCTGATTGTTCAGCTGCGCTGAGCTCAACAGAAGATGAGAATAAATCTGCAGATTCCGTCTGGACGTGCTCGTGTGTCTCTGACGGCAATTATATAACGAGATCTGCTCTTCCCTCAGATCAAAGGAGGAACTACACCAAAAACAGCATCAACAGCCTGACGGACACGTCACAGTACCATGTGGAGGTGAGACACGCATGCGTTCAGGAGAATTGAGCAGACTCGTGAGATGAGTGAAAATCTGATCACACAAATCAGACTCTGAATTAAACAATTAGACACGTCAACATGGGCAGGTTGTGTGACATAAACTCATTCCAAAAACCCAGGAAAATCTAACACTGATTGCAATAAAAGGAATGATAATTCTGGCATAATTTGCCCTCCATCATGTCATTCGAACCTGACGTAATtttgcaaaatgatatttagTCTTGTATCCAGggggaaaaaactaaatgaagtgcattttgcttaaagtaaaattaaaacagagtaTTACAGTACACAGTAAAGCGCTATAGAAATAAAGATGTCTTGACTTTTGTCTTCTGCAGCATCTGACCACATTTGTGATGGATCGAAAGGAGGCCATGCTGACCATCGAGGATGGCATCAGGAAGCTGCGTCTGCTGGACGCCAAGGGGAAGGTTTGGACGCAGGATATGATCCTGCAGGTGGACGGTAAAGCCGTCAGCCTCTTAGACAACGACAGCAAGGTACGAACCTCCCAATCTGCCATCAGACCCCCGATGATACGCATGTGGCCTGATCTCGTATGTCTTTCAGAACGAGCTGGAGAACTTTTCTCTGGGCTCGATCCAGCACTGTCAGGCCGTGATGAACGCCTGCAGCTACGACTCCATCCTGGCACTGGTGTGTAAGGAGTCCGGCCAGGGCAAACCAGACCTGCACCTGTTCCAGTGCGACGACATCAAGGTCTGATCTCACCGCAGGCATTCATCTCACTCGCGTGTTTGCAGAGTACTGACTGTGTGCTTTGTCTTCCTCAGGCCAATTTGATCCACTTGGACATCGAAAGCGCCGTCAGCGACCACAAGGGTGGAAAAGTCAAGAAGCGTTCGGAGGTGCTGAAGTAAGTCCAGCGCTTGTGAATTATGAAGATGCTTGTTTCCACGGTAACACAGCATCCGTTTCTCTGTGTCTGTCAGAATGATCCTGAAGAGTGACGGAACCATCCCTCCACCTCCAGGAGGCCCCGCCCCTGAGCCTCCtggagctgtcaatcaaacggACAGCAAGAGCCGAGTGGCCAGTTGGTCTGCGTGGACCAATGAGCAGCAGGAGCGTGAGTGGAAGTCTGTTGTTAACTCTTGAATTCCTGTTCTCAAATCTCACTGTGTGTCTGTTTGTCCTCAGATGATCCACAGAGACATTACACAGAAGTGGGCGGCTCTCCTGAGATGCGTGCAGCGCATGTGGACAGAGATGTGGTGAGCGTTTACACTGATGCACGACATCCTGTTCCCGTCTGCCGGCCATTATCACTGCAGGGCCTGAAATTAACTTTTTGACACACCTGCCAATGGCTGGCAACTTAAAAGCCATAAGTAGTTTTTACATAGTCATGAAACTATGTGTGCAtgatttagttaaaaatacagGCTGAACAAATTGAATAGTGATTCCAGTTTATAATGcagttttataatataatattttgcattGGATAAAACACATCCTGAAGATTTTCAGTCAGACTGATGGTGTATGAGAGTCACTTTGGTGTTGCACgcgtctgtttgtgtgtgtgtggtggcaGCAGATGGTAAAATACTGACGTGTGTTACAGCAAATCCTCAATCACATTCTGGACGACATCGAGCACTTCATCATCAAACTCCAGAAAGCTGCCGAGGCCTTCAATGAGCTCTCCAAACGCAAGAAAACCAAGAAGAGCAAAAAGAAAGGCCCTGGAGGTGAGCATCTGCTCATATCACACATCCACATCATCCTTGTCATCAGTGTGTCATGAGTGTGTTTGCTGTGTGTGTTCGATCAGAGGGAGTTTTGACGCTGAGAGCTAAACCTCCATCTCAGGACGAGTTTATCGACTGTTTTCAGAAGTTCAAACATGCCTTCAACCTGCTGGTGAGAGACCATAACCAGGTCCCCAACATTTTTAGCAGGATAGTCTCATTTCGATTATCTGTGATGTGATTGTTGCTTGTCATTCCAGGGCAAGTTGAAGAACCACATACATAATCCCAGCGCTGTGGATCTGGTCCATTTCCTGTTCAATCCTctcaaactggtgtgtcttctgatcacgtgtgtgtgtggaaCAGCCGTTCTGTCTAACTCAGACTGACgcgtgtctgtgtgtttgtgtctctcaGGTGATCCAGACATCTGGAGGCGTGGATCTGGCTAAAAGCGTGATCGTTCCTCTCCTTACCAGAGAAGCCATTGACTTCCTGCATGCATCGGGTTCGGCGGAGGAGAGACACCTGTGGGTCACGCTGGGAGATGGATGGACCAAATGCAGGTACTGGAGCATCTCTCTTAACACGACAAAACtgacagatatttaaaaattgtctttgaacaaaatcaaacatttaaatCTGTTAACTGAACAAAACCGactgatgtttacatttttcaaaacagaaatgATGACCAATATTTAAGTCTCttaacagaacaaaaacatccaatatttaaacattttagcagaacaaaacaaacttgtatttaaatctcttaacaaaacaaaactgactgatatttacatttttacagaacaAACACAACCgatatttaaatctcttaacCAAACAAAAATGGTCAATAATTAATTcttctaaataaacaaaaataacagataTCTAAATCTCTTACCAGAACAAAACCAACTGTTATTTAAATGGAACAAAAACAAccaatatttaaacattaaaaaaaaactaccaatATTTTAATCTCTTAACAGAACAAAACTAACCAACATTTAAATTTCTTATTAGAACAAAATGGATCGATAATTCAATCTCTTAATAGAACAAAGCCGACCAACATTTAAATCTCTTAACCAAATGAAACTGACAGATATTTAAATTTCTTAACAGAAGAAAACCAAccaatgtttacatttttacacaacaaaaataaccaatatttaaatctccttattaaacaaacatgacagatttttattttttttttttttatcagaacaAAACCAACTGATATTTGAATCTCTTAACGGAactaaaaacaactgaaatttaaatattttaacaaaaacaacctATATTTAATCTCTTTACATAGCCAAAGCaaccaacattaaaatgttttattaggaagaaattaaatgataatataatcTCAAAATAGAATAAAGCAAaccaacatttaaatatttgatcagGGCAAACCGGCCAATATTGAAGTCTTAACAGAAAAAAACCttacattatttaacattttaacagaaCTAAACCAACTGATATTCAAAtcttttattctaaaaaaatcaaacaacatttaaatctcttaacaaaacaaaagcagccAACATTTAAAAGTCTTATTCAAACAAAACTGACCAATAATTCAATCTCGTAATAGAACAAAACTAActgatgtttaaatatttaaacataacaaaaccaaaatgtatttaaatctcCCAACAGAACAAAACCGactgatgtttacatttttacagaacaAATACAGCAAATATTTAGATCTCTTAACCAAACAAAAATGctccaatatttaaaaattaacaatttgaACATTTGAATCTCTTAGTGGAACAAAAAACAACCGACATTTAAATgtcttattaaaacaaaaccgACCAATAATTCAATCTCTTAAGAAAACAAAGTTGACCaacatttagatatttaaacaaaacaaaagcaactCTTAATTGTCTCAATAGCCACTGCTGAACTGATGTATGTGCTAGACAGCACCATAAAAACAATATAGCTATATCTAAATCTGAAGGATCACTTCTCTCATCACCATATTATCCAGCACTAAAACTCAGTCTAAAAGCATGTGTGAAAAGTGCGATACAGATACATGTGTCTTGTGTTGAGGTTGGAGTGGCCGAAGGATCACCCGTTTCCTCCACACACGCTGCGATTCCGGGACGGCTGGGAGCCACCAGTGTTGGTGTCTCGTGAGCAGGACGTGGCTCAGCTGGCGGAGAGGCTCGGTGCGGCACAGACCGAGGTTCAGAGACCCGTGGACAGACCGCCGTTTGACGTAAGACACGCTTTCACCTTTAAAGTGTGATGCTGTGGAGTACTTAGAAGTAAAAGCGTTTTCTCTCCCGACAGCAGCCGGTGGTCCAGGACTTCCCCCATGCAGACGGGTACGGCTACAGTAACACTTCTTACAAGCGTTTGCACCTGCTGGAGCCAGACATGGCCGTGGCCGCTTTTAAACACGCGGTCAGCCGTCATGTAGATAGGTAAAACCCACCTGGGTAAGCGACCGCACCGTGCGCCCTGGAGAACCGACTCACCGTGCTAAGCTTCTGGGTCTGTTCTGGGTTCATTCTGCATCTCTAACTCTCAGCTCTGACCTAAACTCTCAGTCTGTTAAAGCATTTGGGTTTCTGTCTTCAGATGGTGTAAAGACTCTCTTCCCATCTTGTTTTTTGAGCTCTGAGACGCTCCTCCACGGCGGCAGCGGTCGGTCATTAACAACATTCATCAGTAGATTCAGCAATTAAAGAGAGCCAGCTTGTGTTTAAGAGATTACGCAGCAAAATATCATGTTCTTTCTcagtagttttgttttgttttgcagtacAAATATGACTTTTAACAGAATTTATGCTGTCTGCATTAACAGGCAATTTGAAAAACAAGGACATGCAAGGGTTAACTTgtttttcctttaaataaatttatttttctgattagttatttgttcttatttttaagCTTAAAGTCACTTAAAACAATATCTTAGTTATGTTGCTTTTCAAGAAAATGGATCTtggcaaatgtaattttttggcAGCGTCTCATTTGTGGAGGTTCTTTGACTCTTTCTCTTCAGGAACCTGGAGGCTCATGGCCGGACGCAGAGAAACTTTGCCAAATCCAGATACGACTTTGTAGCCAGAAACAGCAATGAACTGTCTGTGATGAAAGACGAGGTGGTGGAGGTACGTCATGTGATGATGATTTGACGTTAGTGTGACGGTCTGTCATGTGACGTGTCGATCTGATTGGCCGCCAGGTGCTGGACGACAGGAAGCAGTGGTGGAAAGTGCAAAATGGGACGGGCGCTACAGGTTATGTGCCAAACAACATCCTGGAGATCAGCAGGGCGGTGGACGTGACGGGCCGCGGGGAGCCCATTTACAGTCACACCATACaggtgacacacacacacacatgcttttTCAGCTTCTTTCTGCTTGCTTCATCTCCAGtttcatttcatcattttgttttgtcaCATCATAGAATTATTGTTTGTGTTCATCTGTTCATCTTAAAGCTAATGATGCCAAAAAAGGAATTTGAGTTGTTTAAGGtaacaagtgtgtgtgtgttcagtttGTTATGATTTCCTGCATTAGTTCAGTTTAtttccctgtgtgtgtgtgccatcTTAATCATATTTTGGGGACAAATTTGTACACAGAAGTAAGTtaaacggtaacactttataatacgGTGGCACtaatatgcattaattaatgCTTAACTATTGCACAGATAATTAGGAGTTAATGTATAACTCAATAAGAACGAAaccatatattaataattaatgcgtcagcaacaaatgaacattctgtatgatttatagaTTAAGTATGTGTCATGTGTCATAATATTTTAGTTCCCTAATAAACATATTAACTATTTCTAACtcatgtgttaattaccacaatgggtcaaagccatgcatttcaacttccagttgtctacTTTAATtaaatccataaccacaatgacatgtTACTTAACAGTTAGTTACAGTTATAGAAcaaatagttctgtgcctcaacaagtaaagtcataatataatgatacctttgcaaatcattaactCATGATTACCtgtgcattagttaagcattatTTAATGCGTATTTGTGCacccgtattgtaaagtgttactgttaaACCTCCCAAAACCTTGTTTTATGATCGTTCTCATTTGTAAAAATGGTATAAAAATACCATGTGTTTTCAGAAATTTTCTGTTAGTGTGTAAGTTATAGAATTTCTAAttagttttacaaaaaaacaatagatgtccaagtcagtgtgtgtgtgtgtgtgtgttttatttgctgtgtgtgtgtttattgttGAATTTCATTTTCACGTCACTCTTCATTTTTCTCTCAAGCAATTACTGGGCGAGTTAAATGAGGTAACTGGATTATTCTGACTAATCAAATGTCTCAGTATGTCTTTCGTAGAGATTTTTGACATACACTGTATATTATCTGTCTGTGTAGAGACCGGTTAGTATAATTTATGGAGTTCTTTTGATCTGTGTCTTAGGGGTCGTTCATACAGAAAGCGTCTTTGCATCTAAAAATGTGAGCTGCAGAGCTcaggaaagttttttttaaaaagcacagcaCAGAACGCCTCCTTCGCcatgtttcttttaaataaaacatgccATGCCAACTTGCTACTGTAGACAACGCTTGCCCCGCCTCCagggtcttctgattggtccactgttttggaactgacattgGTAAGTGGCATTGCTtgtaaaagttgaaattctttTAACTTGATACTGCGTCTAAAAAACATGGCGCACGTGCTAGGCGCTCCAAAAGAGGCGAGAGCAACGATCATATTCGTCCGTATGATCGGACGAGTcttagaaaaacaatggaaaaataaCACACTAGAATTACAAACATGTTCtgtgtgaacggccccttaGAAACCTTAGATGAGCTCATCTGTGGCCAGTGGGGTTTATATTGTCCAATCAAAGTCGATTATGTGATTACGGCAAGTCTGTAGGTGAACATGCTGTAAACTAAAGCACAACCCCTTCAGCATGTCCTGTGTAAACAGGAAGCGCATCAGCATGGCGCTGGTTTCATGAGGTCTTGATCACAGCTGTGTTCGGTGTGTGACTGTGATGTTTGTCCCGCTCAGAAGCAGCGCTCAGATTACGTGCCCAAACCAGCGGTGACGGAAGCTCCGCCCACCCCGACGCCTCCGCCTCCTCCCGCCCCACTGCAGATCCCCACCCCTCCGCTGCCACCCGCATCCGCCCCGCCGTCAGCCGCCCAACGTCAGGACACGCCACCGGCCGACAGCCAACAACACAACAACGGCAGCGAGAGCGATGGCGTCACCATGAGAGAACATCAGAGAGGGAGATCTGCACCCGCCAACCGTACGcacacacatattcacacagttagcacattttctgaaaaataagcttaattcagaacagtaataaaaaatgtaatagcaTCTGAATGATACTAGAATAACACAGTGTCAAATGTCGGATTATCTGTGTGTTTCCCAGGCCGAAAGTCCAACATGGAGGAGGTTCAGGACGAGCTGATGCACAGACTGACTCTGGGCCGCAGCGCTCAGAAAAAGTTCCAGGCTCCGTCTCGCTCCAGCAGCCTGCCGGCCGTCAACGTCACGTACGATTCCACACCGGACGAGGTGAAGGCCTGGCTGCAGGTCAAAGGCTTCAGTGAAGTGTGAGTGCCTTATTCATCTGTAGAGCATTATAGAAGATTAAAAGTGATGGTTTGAGCTGTTGTGGTTTGGTTTGCAGGACTATTACCAGTCTGGGTGTGCTGACCGGCGCTCAGCTTTTCTCTCTGAACAAAGATGAGCTGAAGACCGTCTGTCCTGATGAAGGCGCTCGAGTCTTCAGCCAAATCACCGTCCAGAAAGCCGCTCTCGAGGTGGGTCGACTTCCTGTGTTTCTCCCCGCAGATCCTTCCTTACTTCTCTCTTCATTCCTCTTTAAACTTTTCTGTCATAATCCAATATCTCAGACCGGATCACTGAGCGTAGGATATATCTAGAAAATAATAGCATAATAGTATTCCCTAATAGTACTCCCTGAATCGAATCTCGAATCTCCAAACAAACTGCTAAGTTGCTCAACTCTGGCAAGTGTCGCTTTGGTTTTTCTGTGGTGTTTTTGCTGTCTGCAGGTTTTCTTCTGACCCTCCCATGATCTTCACATGTAATCCACGTTCCTCCGAAGGTACTTTAGTATCACAGAGAGGCGGCTTCGCTCTGTTTAGTTAACAGCGGTTTAGTTATCACGCTATTAACCGCACATGGACCCTGTTGGGTTGCAACAGTTcttacttaaagggacagtttacaaacctgtatgagttgcTTTCtcaaagaatatattttgaagaatgttggtatcCAAAGAGTTGATGTTTCCcgtaatattttggattttattcttaacattcttcaaaatatcttcctttGTGCTCAGCAGAAGAGAGAAACTCATACAAGTTTGAATCAACTTCTATATCCCTTTAAATTGGAATATAAAGTCCATACTTAGTAGCTACTAGTTAGTTCATAACTAACTCtgtactaataataatagtcataATTCAAATTCATTTGTGTTCTCATCTGATAGTGTCAGTGcagttaaattaatattacCCAATGTAAaccccccaaaataaaaaaatgatgatgCACAGTGACTGTCAGGTAAAACATGAGCTTGATTTATTTGTCAATCTGCTGTTTTATTCCAGCCGTTTCTCCTGCTCTTAtgtgtaaattgtaaatatttagtttatgcGTAATTACATTTAATGGTCTGGTGCAAACAATATGTAGTAACTTGGTGGCCTAAACAACATAGATGCTCATGTTGTTTAGTGGCTTCTGTCTGCTGTTTCCAGTCATAGTTAGAGAATAGATTCTTTCCCAGAATCCCTCAAACGCCCCTTTATACGTCCATCGTCTTAGAGCATCTGATGAAGAACCTTCATGAACCTTCATCCTCATTCACTCATTTCTGCTcttcctctctctgtctctccatTATGCCACAGGTGTTTTGAGGTACTGAGCTTCTCGCAGCTtgtttaaatgagttttttgtGAGATGTAGGGCTGGGCTGGAAATGCTGATTTCTCGTTTTGATGAAccgatattgattcttaaatcccaagaatggAATGCTGTTTCCTGCTACTgtgtaaacaaaactaaatgtaaCATAATTTGTAGCACATCCCATCCAATAAGCTTAGTTACTTTTGATAGGAAACAAAGTATCAGCTTtaaattttttcaaattttgaaattcaaatcttgGCGCTCTTTAATATGTGGTGACGGATGGCTGTAGTgaatcatctcttcctctttactactagTTACACCagcaaataaacatgaatgaacatcttaatgaaatgaataatgTTTCATTGTACAGAATCAGTGTTTTAAATGCAGAGAGCCATCAATAAATCAGCTTGTGatcaataatattacatttacgtcacataaattttattatataatttttattttaaaaacttttttgttcatAGTATagtttttacagcattagttgagaaaaaaaaattatgtactgTACCCGTTTGCCTATATATCCAAAGGAATCAATACTGATCAGAAATTGAATCAAATTGCAAACTCAAACTCTAAACAGAATCAAAACGTGAAATTTGTCTCAGGACCCAGCCCTAGTGAGGTGTTTCTGAGTGTCTCACTGGcgttctgtctgtgtgtctgtagaGGAGCTCTGGCTCCGAGCTGCAGGAGGTCATGAGGAGGCGGCAGGAGAAGCTGGCGGCGGCAGTGGCGGCGAGCGATTCCGGAGTGGAGTCCTTCGATGAGGGGAGCAACCACTGACCCCTCACTCACCTCTGTCACCTCTGACCTTTTTCAGGATGCCGCGGAGCGTGCTCAGTTTGCAGCCATAATGCGCCGTCGCCAAGAACTCTTGGACCCGTCCGATAACGGAACCGGATCGGATGCGGACGAACACGCGTGACGAGACGCGAGAGGAAGTAGGCTTTTGTAGAGATGTGAATGTCAGACATCAGAGCAGTATGTAGTCTAGTGCCATCGAGTTCTGCCTTCATAATCCAACATCCTGGaaacattcatatatatttgCAATCACATTGTACTTTTACTGCCCAGAcagaaaactgtaaatattcCCGCACGATTGGCTGGATCTTGGACCAAATATTGATTCCATTAACTGTTGTTCCTCACAGACAATTCTGACTAATGATGTCTTGAAGTTCAGCCAGATTATTTATCAGCCGCTTTGAATGTACGTGAAGAATTATGGGTAAGGCTGTCAAacttgtagatttttttttttttactagtaaaataatatttctgtacATGATTGTTTTGTACTGAATTGTACTGCCAAAAGAGAAGCTTTATAAATCTAATGGGAATGAAATGTCAGTTTCTGTAGATCTGATGTTTGTCTTATTGGACATTTGACAGATTTTGGGCCAAAATCCTCCTGCAGTCTCATTCTAGTGatatattgatgatgatgatgatgatgccaTCAAACCTTCAGAAATATGAATGACTCATTGCAAGCATTAGTTAATAACGTGACTAACGTTTGGCCAAATCAGTCTCTGGGTTCAAGATTTCAGTCTGTAAATATAAAGTGTGTGCAGAATAAATTTAATCATGTGACCTGTGTGGCGTCTATGATCATGTGATTGTTAAAAAGATGATCAACTTGCAGATCAAGCCAAAGAAGACTTGGTCTTTTTAGGAGGTGTTTTGTCTCAATTGCTCATGCAAACCATTACAACTAAAGCATCGTCCACCTCCAGTGAGATCTGAACTGGGATTCAGCCCACCGAGCCACAGACTTGAGAGCTTAGCTGTagaaattaaatcaataaaaagagTAGGAGGGTAAGCTTTCGCCTTCCATGCAAGAGAGCGTTGGTTTGAATCCTGTCATTGCTTACGCTTTTCCTCATCCTCATTTGCTGATGCTCTCAATAAGAGCTCAAGATACTTACTAGTGACTTGTTGTCTTTTAATCATAGTTTCCTGAGTTCAAATCCTGTTAAATTCGCTGAGGTTGAGGCGGGTCAGTGTTTACGCACGTTCTTTGTGTGCCAGGCTGCGATAGAGATGTAGATTCTAACCCCAGCTCTGTGTTGGTGAGGGTGATCTTTAACTGGTTTATTGTGAAATCACGCAGGTGAATAGTGAAATACAAGTTCCAGCATGTGCTTTGGTAAGAGATCTGTGGCTCACTGGTATGAGCGCTGCCTCTTGGCTCTGAGGTTGCTGGTTTGAATCCTGGCCAGATCTCCAAGAAATGAGTGATGGTGAAGGTTGTGGAAGAGGGAGGTGGAGTCCAGGTGGTTGTGGATGAGCTGGTTATCAGGAACTGGTGACCAGAAAAATGACGACTTAGTCTGGGGCctggatatttatttttaataagtcAAAACATAAACAAGATATATAACCGCTGCTGGTTATTGGCCCAGGAGTCCCCGGGGGAGACGTCTGGATATATCCCCCCCTTCGTGTCCTGCCTTCTCTCGGTGCACCCACCATGCTCTGTTCACTCTCTCTCACAACCTGCCACAGCTCATGATCAGGTGACCGTTCCGACCGCAACCATGCTTCAGTGACCAGGCCGGTTTTGAACCGGGATCCTCTCGTTCAGAGAGGACATGCTCAACCACTGAGCCACTGGCACTTCCACACTTAATCTTGTTTTTTGGGGGAGTTTTGTCCTTCTTAATGGGCTAAACCAAGGACACTAAAGGTTTTAACTGCAAGAACAGGATTCGATCCAGCGTCATCTACATGAAAGAGCAACGCTCAGACCGCTGACCCACTGGAGCACCTTGCTGAAAGAGGTTCTTTTTGGAGAGAGATTTGTCTCAATCATAAGCTTCATTTGTGCaagtttaattatttgcatGGTGTTTTTCCTCAATTGAGcattcagtaaaataaaaactaaagcaTAAACCTCATCAAGAGAGGGAATTGAACATGGACTCTCCATGCAAAAGCAAACCACACAAACCACTGAGCCACAGAAGCTTCTCTGCTGCAGTAAATTTTTTGGGGAGGTGTTTTATCTCAAACTGATGAATCAAAGCAGTATCACTACAGCATTCTTCGCTGCAGGAACAAGATTTGACCAGGATTTTGGAGGGAGTTTTGTTGGAATTAATCATTCAGAACCAATGAAggtaaacattgttttcaaaaagtaAGGCATGAGATTTGAACTAAGACTCTTCATGTAAAGGAGCAACACTCAGACCATTAAACCACAGAAACCAATTTGCTGAAGGCTGGTTTAATTGACAAGAAGGAAGAAGGTTTTTGGAGGGGTTTTGTCTCAACTAAAAAATTGATTGGGGGTGTTCTTCTGTGCCTGTTAAAAATTGCTTTCTATTCATGAATGAACGACACTCAGATCATTGAGCCACGGAAGCGTCTAGAATTATATGCTTCTTTTTGGAGGAAGTTATGTCTCATTCATTCCTTTTGTCAAATATAGCGTGGCTAAACACTGAATCAAATTTGCTTCAAATTTTGCAACACGTGATCGAACTGAGCTGAACTGAACCAACACTGAACTGACGTGTGCTTATTAATGacactgttgtttgttttgcactCAATACTACAGTACCGAATGTGAATTTGTGTCATTGGTTAATTTTCTCCtgtttatcactgtgtgaaatTCTATATTTAATGAGGAATATGATTATGATTTCAGAGTGAAGTCTGAAGTAAGAAGTTAAAGTTGGGTGaaagatgtttttatttgtgcactGATATGAGCAGGAATGAGTCAAGAGTTGGTTTGGATTTCAATACTGCAGCATTCAGAACTAGAGTAGCCATTatgaagaaaaacacagagacaCATAAATTGACAGTGAATGTTTTAGATGGactcataataatatttcatataaaattctGCACATCTGCACTGGTGACGCACTCCGAACACATGCAGGAACCAAATAAACCAGTTTAAAGGCACCAAGCGTCCATTCTGAGGTATCAGAGCATCCGATTTATTCACATTGAAGCCGAGCAGTGAGACGGCACAGCTGTTTCCTTCTGGTTTGGTGAAACTGACGGCTGAGATCTAGTTTTCAGTCCATTGATTGTAAATCAGACTTCTGTCAAGGTCAAAGGCCGTATTTCTTCTGTAAGTCTTGAACAGAAGCGTCTCCCAGACCGGCGCTGTGAATCTGGTCAAACAGCTCCTGTAAGACTGATAGAAAGAAAAGAGTTTGTGTTTATTCGCCACTGTGTGCacagtgtttagtgtttgtgtgtatttgtgtgtttgtacttTTCTTCTCGGCGGACGACATGAACATGACGGCCATGTCAAATCTCCTCACGCTCGCCAGGTTCCTCAGGACGTCCAGCAGAAGAGACGCATCTTCATGTCTGGAATCACGCATGAGACACAGAACACAGGAAATGATATCATCATGTTGAAATTCCTTTGTCTGCAGTAAAGGCCCATTCACATCAGGGATGATAACTATTACGATAAATCActttcagaatcattttttccagctgatgaataataaaaacattgacagccaatcagaatcaaagcATT includes these proteins:
- the eps8a gene encoding epidermal growth factor receptor kinase substrate 8a isoform X7, translated to MQSPDMNGYTGVTAQSSQMNGHGSLSPDVPAKRSGGKALYGTDGVYFLHTSAKHKKKDQRRNYTKNSINSLTDTSQYHVEHLTTFVMDRKEAMLTIEDGIRKLRLLDAKGKVWTQDMILQVDGKAVSLLDNDSKNELENFSLGSIQHCQAVMNACSYDSILALVCKESGQGKPDLHLFQCDDIKANLIHLDIESAVSDHKGGKVKKRSEVLKMILKSDGTIPPPPGGPAPEPPGAVNQTDSKSRVASWSAWTNEQQEHDPQRHYTEVGGSPEMRAAHVDRDVQILNHILDDIEHFIIKLQKAAEAFNELSKRKKTKKSKKKGPGEGVLTLRAKPPSQDEFIDCFQKFKHAFNLLGKLKNHIHNPSAVDLVHFLFNPLKLVIQTSGGVDLAKSVIVPLLTREAIDFLHASGSAEERHLWVTLGDGWTKCRLEWPKDHPFPPHTLRFRDGWEPPVLVSREQDVAQLAERLGAAQTEVQRPVDRPPFDPVVQDFPHADGNLEAHGRTQRNFAKSRYDFVARNSNELSVMKDEVVEVLDDRKQWWKVQNGTGATGYVPNNILEISRAVDVTGRGEPIYSHTIQKQRSDYVPKPAVTEAPPTPTPPPPPAPLQIPTPPLPPASAPPSAAQRQDTPPADSQQHNNGSESDGVTMREHQRGRSAPANRRKSNMEEVQDELMHRLTLGRSAQKKFQAPSRSSSLPAVNVTYDSTPDEVKAWLQVKGFSEVTITSLGVLTGAQLFSLNKDELKTVCPDEGARVFSQITVQKAALERSSGSELQEVMRRRQEKLAAAVAASDSGVESFDEGSNH
- the eps8a gene encoding epidermal growth factor receptor kinase substrate 8a isoform X5 → MQSPDMNGYTGVTAQSSQMNGHGSLSPDVPAKRSGGKALYDQRRNYTKNSINSLTDTSQYHVEHLTTFVMDRKEAMLTIEDGIRKLRLLDAKGKVWTQDMILQVDGKAVSLLDNDSKNELENFSLGSIQHCQAVMNACSYDSILALVCKESGQGKPDLHLFQCDDIKANLIHLDIESAVSDHKGGKVKKRSEVLKMILKSDGTIPPPPGGPAPEPPGAVNQTDSKSRVASWSAWTNEQQEHDPQRHYTEVGGSPEMRAAHVDRDVQILNHILDDIEHFIIKLQKAAEAFNELSKRKKTKKSKKKGPGEGVLTLRAKPPSQDEFIDCFQKFKHAFNLLGKLKNHIHNPSAVDLVHFLFNPLKLVIQTSGGVDLAKSVIVPLLTREAIDFLHASGSAEERHLWVTLGDGWTKCRLEWPKDHPFPPHTLRFRDGWEPPVLVSREQDVAQLAERLGAAQTEVQRPVDRPPFDQPVVQDFPHADGYGYSNTSYKRLHLLEPDMAVAAFKHAVSRHVDRNLEAHGRTQRNFAKSRYDFVARNSNELSVMKDEVVEVLDDRKQWWKVQNGTGATGYVPNNILEISRAVDVTGRGEPIYSHTIQKQRSDYVPKPAVTEAPPTPTPPPPPAPLQIPTPPLPPASAPPSAAQRQDTPPADSQQHNNGSESDGVTMREHQRGRSAPANRRKSNMEEVQDELMHRLTLGRSAQKKFQAPSRSSSLPAVNVTYDSTPDEVKAWLQVKGFSEVTITSLGVLTGAQLFSLNKDELKTVCPDEGARVFSQITVQKAALERSSGSELQEVMRRRQEKLAAAVAASDSGVESFDEGSNH